The genomic stretch TGCCCGCCATGTTGATCCCGACCCACCTGTGCCTGTGCGACGAGACGAACGCGTATTGCCGACGGAGCGTCTCGAGCGCGTGCGGCGAGAACCGAAGCACGGTTTCCTGAAAGCGAACATGCACGCCGGTAGCGACCGCGTCGGGGGCGGACAGACGCGTCTCGACCCGGCGGGCGACTTCTTCGGGTGCGATCGGCGTGCCGTCGATCTCCAGCGCGCCGAAGGCTCCGAATTGCGTCTCGAGGTAGCGAACTCCTTCGGCACCGAACGCCTTCATGTTTTCCACGAGGAGTTCGAGACGGACGTCGAGATTGCGGCCGATGTCGCCGAGGCGGGTCCACACGCTGACGTTGAAGAACTCGTCGCGACCTTCGCCTGGACGATCGAGTTCGAAGGCCGAGAGCCACGCGGCACGCGTGGGTTCGTCGAGTCCCGCGAGCGGTTCGAAGTCCGCGCGGAGGCAAGCGGGAAGCGTATGGTAGGAGCGCCGGGAAAGGGTGACGAAGCGTACTGGGGCGGTCGAGTCGTCGCCGCAGTCGGAGAGGCGCACGCGAGTGAAGAATTCATCGCCGCCGTTGCGCGCCGGATCCGTGAGCACGGTCCACATCCACTCGGGAAGATTGGAGCCACCGGCGTGGTTGTGCAGATCGCCGCCCTTGGGCAGCGCGTAGAGGAACGCGTAAAGCCGTGCGGGCGTCGCCTCGCGCACGATCGCGTCGTAGCGAGCCGCGAAGGCAGGGTCCGTCTCGGCACGTATCGGCAAGGCGGATACGAGCGCGACCATGGCCCCCAGCGCGGTCGCGCGAACGTCAGCCCACGCGATAGAAACCATAAAGGGGGTCGTCCTTGCCCTTGCTGGGCCAGTTGCGTTGGTCGACGCCGAGGCGCTCGACGAGGCGGAAAACGAGGTCGTTGAAGAGCGCTTCGTATTCGAAGATGCACTCGGGTGCGCGGGTCGTTCCGGCGATGTCGATGCACGGGACGCCAGCGGATTCCAGCATCGTGCGGGTGCGGGCGGCGAGTTCTCCCTCGGTCGCCCCGGGGCCGTGCAGGAGGACGACGGGGCGGGGCTGAAGCGTGACCTCTTGAAAAGGACCGTGCGCGAACTGAAGAAAGTCCCAGATGGCGGGCGCGGACCAGAAGACGCCTTCGAGGAACTTGTAACCGAGGTTGTGCGCGAACTCGCAGAGCGGCGCACCGGTCACGAGGTAGAAGCCGCGACGGAAGTCCTCCGCGTGCGTCGCGAACCGATCGACCACCGCGGGGTCGGAGGTGCGGCGCAACATGCCGCCCAAGGCTTCGGGTCGAAGGGACGGGAGAAGGTCTCCGGCGAGACACCGGACGAATTGATGCACGGCGACGTAGACGGCGAGCGGGCCGACGAAGCGGATGAGCGTCGAGTATTCCTCCTCCAAGGGACTGCGGACGAACTCCACTCCGGCCGTCTCCAGAGCACGGATACGCGCGGCCCGATCGTGTTTGCCGGCGGCTTCGGCACCCGCGGCGGTCGAGGATGTGAAGACGACGAGGTGATCGAAGTCGCGGTGGCGGTCGATCGCGACGAGGGCGTTGGGCGAGAGTCCCTGACTGACCACGACCAGCGCTCGGCCGCGGCCGAGTTCCGCAGGCATGTCGCAGAACGCCGAGAGCGGGATGAACTCGGCGGGTCGGCGCGCGTGGCGATTGAGAAGGTGGACGAGGTAACGAGCGTGCGCCTCGGAGCTGCCGGTGCCGGTGACGAGGAAGCCTCGGGCGGTGAGCGTGCGGGCCGATACGCGCTCGAGAGGATGCTCGGCCATCTCGAGCAGCAGGCGCGGGACGAGGGCGAGCCGTCTTCGCAGCAGTTCGTGGCCGAGCGGATCGGAGGGGGCGCTCATCGCGGCGAGGAGCGAGCGTTCATTCGGCGACCGAATCCTCGTCGAGGAAGATCCATTTGTGGACGTCGATGTGGTGATGGGCGAGGGCGGAGGCGTACTCCTTCTTGCGGACGAGGCTCGTGGGGGAGTTCATCACCATCTGTATCTTTTCGTTGGGTACGTGGTGACGCAGGAGCGTCATGCATGCGTCGTAGTCGCGGCTGTCGTAGACCACACCCAACTTGCGGTAGGATTCGTCGCTGCTGAGGGTGAGACCGCGCTCGGTCATCATGCGATCCACGGCGTGCGCGCCGAAACCGGCACCGCGCCCGTCGAAGTAGAGTAGGAGTATGGCGCCGACGCCGTAGTGGACGATGTGCTGGACGGACTTCTTGAATTTGTCGCGGTTGTCCATGCTGCGGAGAGGGAATCGGTTGAAGAGCGATTCGCTCTGCACGCGGACTACGGGGACGTCGTAGATGCGTGGCGACCCGTAGGTGAGGACCACGAACTCCTGGGTGGTGACGATATCGTAGTAGACGTGGACGCGGAACCAGTAGGGCGTGGTCAGCAGATCGCCGATGGGGTCGTCGGGTTGGCGGCGGCGGAAGTCCGTGAGGTTGGCGCTGTGAATGCGGACGATGAAACGGTGGTCGCGGATCAACTGGTAACCGGTCACCAGCGGTTTCTCGCCGGCCATGTAGCGTTCGACTGAATTGACGCGAAAGAGGTCTTTGAACTGTTCGCCGGTGAGGATGATCTCGTCGTCCACCGGCTTCATCGGGAGAAAGTAGCTGGCCGAGTAGATGAAACGGGGCGCGGCCGGGAGTGTGTGGGGCCGGAAGGGAACGACGGGCTCGGGCGCGAGGGCGCGCTTCACCAGCGTCGCCGAGGGGCGTGCGAGGACATGGCCCGAGGATGCCTTGGACGAGAGGTAGGCCAGGTTGAAAGGCGAAGGCTCGAATTCGAGGGATTCGGTGCGCGCCACCTTGAGACCTTGTGCTTCGAGGGCGGCGATCTTGTCGGGATTGTTCGTGAGGACCACGAAACTCGCGCGGATGCCGAGCAAATGGCAGATGTGCGAGATGTTGTCGTAGCCTCGATGATCCTTGCGCAGACCCATGCACTTGTAGGCTTGGAACGTCGAGATCTGGTCGAGCGAGGCCTGCACGAGCATACGGTCGCGGGCTTTGGCGACGTAGCCGACACCACGTCCTTCCTGCATGAGGTAGAAGAGGATGCCGTTGCCTTTCTCGGCGATGAGCTTGATGGCGCCCTCGAGTTGTTGGACGCAATCGCAGTCGCAACCTCGGAGCGTCTCGCTCGTCACGCACGAAGAGTGAAGGCGCGTGTAGAGTTCGGGTGCACGCACGATGTCGCCGTGAGCGAGTGCTATGATGTAGGCCTTGTTGATCAGGTCTTGGAAGACGAAGGCCCGAAAGGTGCCGAAGCGCATCTCCAGAGTGCACCGCGCGAGGAAGAGTGTGGTGCCGAAGAGCGGGCGCTCGTGCAGTGGCGTGAAGTCGCCCACGGAGCCGTGCTGGTGTTGCAGCATCTCGACGAGAGGTTGGAGGTCATCGACGATGGCTTGCGACACGGCGGCGGCCTCTGCCGTGGATCCGGACTTGGGTGAAACGGTCGAACTCATGAGGGACGGGCGTTACGGGGTAGGACTGTCCGCAAAACCGTCGCGCGTGGCAATGCGGCTCGCGGAGTGGATCCGAGCGGGGCGCGCACCGAGGTCACGAGGTCAATCGAGCGATCAAGTGGCCGATCGGCGTGCGTAGAAATTCCAGCAGGAAGACGACGGCGAGGACCAGCGTGACGACGGTGGTTTCCTTGCGTCGGCCGAGCAGCAGCATGAGCAGGGCAGCGGTGATGAGTCCGACGCCGATGCCGGTGGCGATGCTGAACGTGAGCGGCATGACGAGGATCGTGAGCACGGCGGCGGCGGCCCACGGGAAATCCTTCAAGTCGAGCTCGCGCGCGGATTGCATCATGAACACACCGACGACGACCAGAGCCGGGGCCGTGGCGACGGACGGCACGGCCAAAATGAGTGGGGTGAAGAACAACGCGACGAGGAACAACGCGGCAGTGGTCATCGCGGTGAGGCCAGTGCGTCCACCAGCCTCGACGCCGGAGGCGGACTCGATGTAGCTGACCACCGTCGATGTGCCGACGAGCGAACTCGCGATCGCAGCAGTGGAGTCGGCGACGAGAGCGCGGCCGATACGTGGTAGTTCACCGTCCTTGTTCAGGAAACCCGCACGCTGGGTGACGCCGATGAGCGTGCCGATGTTGTCGAACATGTCGACGAACAGCAGCGTGAGAATGATCGGGATGGCGGCCCAGAGGTTCTGCGTGATGTAGGTGAAGTCGAGCTCGAGGGCGATCGGGGCCAACGAGGCCGGTGTGTCGACGATGCTTTCCGGTAGGCGAGTGATCGTGCCCCCTTGGCCGTCCGGGAGGAAGAGGCCGACGGCAGCGACGGCGAAGATGGTGAGCACGATCGCCCCGGGTGTGCGGCGTGCGACGAGGAAGAGCATCAGAAAGATGCCGCCGAGGGCGAGGAGAGGGCCGGGTGCACCGAACTCGCCGTGTGTCACGAGCGTGGCGGGGTGTGCGACGACGAGACCTGCGTTCTTGAGTCCGATGAACGCGATGAAGAGTCCGATGCCGCAGGTGATGGCGATCTTCAGTTGGTAAGGGATCGCCTTGATGATCTTCTCGCGTATGCCGGTGAGCGACAGCGCGAGGAAGAGCACGCCGTTGACGAAGACCATGGCGAGAGCGCCTTGCCAAGGGACGCCCATGCCGATGCACACGCTGTAGGTGAAGTATGCGTTGATCCCCATGCCCGGCGCGAGGGCGAGCGGGTAATTCGTGAGCAGCGCCATGAGCACGGTGCTGAACGCGGCGCCCACGGCCGTGGCGGTGACGAGCGCGGCACGGTCCATGCCGGTGGCGGCGAGGATGTCGGGATTGACCGCGAGAATGTAGGCCATCGCGGCAAACGTGGTCAGCCCGGCTTGGAGTTCGCGACCGATGGTGGTGTTGTTTTCGGCGAGCTTGAAGAAGCGCGAGAGCATGGAAGGTGGCACCGGCAAGGTGCTTTAGACGCGGTTGGTCAGCGGACCGCGTGCCGGACTGTTCGAAATCTCGGAGTCGCAGGACAGGGGCGGGAGACGAAAAAGAGCCGCCCGACGATCGGGCGGCTCTCGAGAGTCCAAGAACGTGAAAGCCGAAACGGCCCGCTCAGAAGCCGGAAGACATCTGAGCCGCATTGCGTACCTGCTGGAGGTAGCGGCCCACGTTTTCGCGAGGTTTGAGCGTCTGTGCGCGTTCGAGTTTCGGAAGAGCTTCGTTGTAGCGGCTCTTGCCGACGAGCATCTGTGCCCAAGCAACGAGTGCGTCGGGCTCGAACTCGTTGATCTTTCCGGCGCGCTCGTAGAAGAGAGAAGCGCGTTCCACGTTGTCCTTTCGGTTGTAGTGGTTCGCGAGGAGGATCAGCGCTTCGCCGTCGAGCGGGCTGCGGTCGACCACTTGTTCCAAGATTTCGGCCGCCTTGTCGCTCTCGTTCTTGGCGATCGCGATGCGGGATTGGAGTTTGAGGACGAGGAGTTCTTCACGCGGCTGGAGCTTGCCGGTGTAGTTGTTGTTGATCTGTGCGAGCAAAACGTCGGCTTGATCGAGCGCACCGCTGGAGACGAGAATTTCGGCGGCACGAACGAGGCGATCGACGGGTTGATTGGGGTCGCGCTTGAGTGCGTCGAGGTAGGCCTCGAGGGCGAGGTCGCGCATCGACTCGTTCATGTAAATGTCGCCCAAGAGCAGGAGGCTCTCGGGGGAGGCTTTGCCCATGCGGCGGAGGATCTCGAAATTGGCGGCGGCCTTCTTGGGCTGATTCAAGCCGAGGAAGGCGTTGGCTTGTGCGAGCCAGAGGCTGGTTTCCTCGGGCTTGCCCTTGAGGATCTCGTCGAGCATCGCGACGCCTTCGGTATATTTGCCCTGCTCGATGAGCGAGCGGGCGAGACCGAGTTTCCAGTCGTTGGTCGCCGGATCGAACACCACGGCCATGCGGTAGGCCGCTTCGGCAGCGAGAATCTTGCCGGTATTGAGGTAGGACAGGCCGAGCAGGCCGTAGGTCACGCTGTCTGCGGCACCGAGGTTGACTGCCTTGGTGAGCGACGGGATCGCGTTTTCGAAGTCACCCTTCTGACAGAGGAAAAGACCGAGGTTCTTGTGCGCGCGAAGGAAGTTTGGTTCCTTCTTCACCGAGTTGCGGTAATGGAGGATGGCCTCGTCGATCTGACCGGCTTCGGCTTTGAGATTGGCCAGCGTGAAGTCGAGCGCGGCGCTCGACTCAGGCTTGATCGCGGCGGTGAGCGTCTGCGTTGCGACCGCGCGTCCTCCGTCGAGCTTGAGCTGCTCGAGGATGGTCTTGAAGAGGACTTGTTCCTCGGTGGAGAGCTTGGGCTCCACCTGCGGATTGACTCCGTACGAGGCGAGAAACGCCTTTTGGTTCTCGGGGTTCTGCCAGAATTCGACGGACGGATACTGGAGGAGTTGGGCTCCGGCGGATGCGGTGGCCACTGCCGCCAAGAGGGCGGCGAATAGTTTGCGGGTGCGATTCATGTCGTGATTCTCGGAAGGTGAAGGTGTTGCGGTGACTCAGGAGCGCTCGGCCGACAGGCTCACTTTCTTGGCGCCGCCGAGTTTTGCTTCGTCGATCGTGCGCACGACGAGGGAACCTTCGGCGGCCTGATCGACTTGGATGATGACTGGGAGGTCCTTGTTCTTGGCCGTGAGGCGGTTGACGACGGGGCGAATACCACCGATGCCGATTTCCTGTCCGCCGTAAACGATGTTGCCGCCGGCGGTGATGGCGATGAGGATGCTGTTCTTCTCCAGGTCGGCGATCGTGACGGCCTGAGGCTTGTTCACGTCCACGCCGGTTTCTTCGACGAACACCGTGGTGACGATGAAGAAGATCAGGAGGATGAACACCATGTCGATCAGCGGCGAGATGTTGATGTCGGTCATCGCCTCGTCGCTGTCGGGAAGTGTCTTGTCTCTGCTCATGGTGAGAGTTTCGAAGTCGCTCGCGGTTATTGACTCGTGAGGCTGATCTTGTCGGCTCCGGCAAGTCGGGCTTCGTCGATCACGCGGACGATCAGGTTGGCGATTGCCCCTTTCTCGACCTTGACGATGACCGGTACCATTTCGCGGCGAATCTTGTCGCGGACGGTAGCGGATACGCCACCAGCGCCGAGTGCCCGCCCTTCGAACATGACTTGTCCGTTGCGCGTGAGGGTGAAGACGACGGACTCGTTTTCGTCGGTCTGTTGAGCAGCCGCCGGGTCCGGCTTGTCTACACCCAATCCCTTTTCTTCGACGAACACCGTGGTGACGATGAAGAAGATCAGGAGGATGAACACCATGTCGATGAGCGGCGAGATGTTGATGTCCGTGTTTTCCTGCGCACCGCTCAGGGATCGACGAGTTTTCATGGGGATGATCGTTGAGGTGGAGGTGCCTGTCGGTCCGGAGGGGGCCGCGTGAGCGGAGCCCCCGCGGACACTGCGGGATCGGTTTGCAGTGTCCGCGAGCCGTTGCGAGCGAGGCGGCTGTTACTTGTCTTTACCGGACGAGATGCCGTTGACGAACGCTACGGAGGTTTGCTCGAGCTCGCTGAGCTTGCCCTTCGCCATGCGGGCGAGCAGAGCATGACCCAAGAGGGAGGGAATCGCAACGATCAGACCCCACTTCGTGGTGAGGAGTGCTTCGGAGATACCGGAGGCGAGTTTGCCGGCGTCGCCGGTGCCGAACACGGTGATCAACTTGAAGGTCTGGATCATGCCCGTGACGGTTCCCAGTAGGCCGAGGAGAGGTGCCGCTCCGGCGGCCAAGGCGACGAACGCGAGGAGGCGTTCAAGCTTCGGCTGGGCTGCGAGCATGCGCTCGTAAAGCACCTCTTCGAGGAGTTCCTTCTCTTCGCGAGCGTTCTTCACGCCGGCCACGAGGACATCTCCGAAAGGACCGGAGAGAGAGGTCGCGGTGGAGAGAGCCTTCGCGTCGTCGCCCTTGTTCAGGTCGTTGATGATGCTTTGGACGACACCGGCTTTCGGGCGCTTGACCGCGGAAATCTCGAACCACTTGAAGATCACGACGAGAAGCGTGACGAACGCCAAGGCGAAGATCGGATACATGACGATACCGCCGTTGTTGAACTCGTCCACGATCGTGGTCTCGGTGAGTTTGAGACGGAGGGCGTTGCCGAGCGAGGAGTCGACGGGCAGCGGTCCCGAGCCGGTGGTAACGAGCTGGGTGATCCCGGCCCGGAACTCTTCGCCGATGTCGAGCACGGCCGGGAGGGGGGCGTTCACCTGTTCGGCGAGACCGACGATCGAACCGCCGTCGTTGGCGAACATCGCGATGGGGCCGACGACGACGAACTTGCCCTTCTGCACCACATTGTTGGTGTCCAAGGCTTCGCCAGCGAAGATTTCACCGCTGAAGGCCTTTTCGATGCGTTCCATCGCGACGCGGATCACGGCGATCTGCTGTTGGAACTTCTCGGCGGCGCTGAGGTTGGGGTTCTCGACGACGTTGAGCGCGTCGAGAGCTTGTTGGCGGTAGAGCTGCACTTCGGCCGGGTGGACGCGCGTCTCGAAGTTGCGGATGTATTCGCTCATGAGGTTGCTCATGTAGGCGTTTTCATCCTGACGTGCCTTGACCTCGTTGCGGAGGCCGTTGAGGTCGACCTGCTCGTTGTCGGTGCGAAGACGGGCGGCTTGGAAGTCGCGGCGCTTCGTGAGGACGGTGTTCTCAAGCTTGGTGAGTTCCTGCGAGAGCGGAATCTTTTCGTCCGCGATCTTGCGACGAAGGTCGGCGAGTTCCCTTTCCGCTTTCTGAACGTCGGCCTCGGCGCTGCCTGCGGCGGTGCTGAATGTCTGTGCCGAGCCGGTGCAGGCGACCGCAACGGTGAGGAGAGAAACGAAATGACGGAGTTTCATTGTGAAGGATCCTTGGAGCGCGGGAGTCACTTGATCTCGACCGGGAGCGGGACGAACTCTGCCAGAACGTCGTTGGTGTAGACGCCGATCGCACGGCGGATGGCGGGTGCAATGGCACTGTTCTCCGTGGCGGTCCAACCGTCGGGCGAGGGGGTGAGAACGCCGCCGTAGGTGCCGGCTTCGTTGGTGAAGTAACCCACTCCCAAACCGAGGTAGATGGTGCGGACTTGAGCAGTCTCGCCGGAAGGCATCTTCTGCATCTCGCTGACGATGGTGATGGCGCGATTGAACTTTTCGACCTCGCTGAGGATACCGACGACGTTCTGAAGGCGCTCGCCGACGCTGGCGCGTGTCGCTGCGCCCGCCTTGGGAATACGGACGAAGAGCAACTGGACCTTGTTCTTCAGATCGGTGGGGAACCTGGCGTGCAAGGAGGTGACTTTGGCCTCCAGTTCGGCGATGACTCCGCTCACGGCATTGGCGGCGGTCTTCAGGGCTTCGTTGTCGTCGTTGAGGCGACCGCGCTCTTTGTCGGCTTCGGTGGCGCCTGCTTCGAGGCGCTCGAGGTCGTTGTCGATCCGCGCGATCTCACTTGTGATGAGGTCGATCGATTCGCGGATGGTTTCCTGTTCTACCCGCCAATCGTTCTGCTCCTCGGAGATGAGTTTGCGGAACTCGACCCACTGTTCGAGAGCGGTGCGGGTTTTGGCCAGATCGGGGGTGGCAGCGAATCCCGAGGGGATGAGCAGCCCCGAAACGGCGGTGGCGGCGGCGACGAGGATTTTTGATCTCATTGGTGACAAACAGTTGAACAAAGACGTGGAAAGCGGAAGGGGCGGCATGCGCGGGGGCTCGGCCAATTCAAAGAGGCGAGCATCGGCGCGTAGTTGGATGACTACTCGCCATCGATGTTCCCGATGGCGCCGCCTCGCCGTGCGGGCGAGCTGAGGGCCGATGGGATCCGGGGACCGACGTGGACGACTCTGAGGAGAAAGCGGAGTCTGCGAAGGGTGGTCGCAAGTGAAGAGGGAGACGAAGTGTGCTGAGGGGAGCTGGAAACTCTGGCCTGTCGGGGGAATGCCAAGTTGCTGGGCGCATTTGTGGACATCAAGGGTTTTTTCCGTCTCCAACGTGACGATACGCCGCGGCGTGCGAGTGCGAGGTCGTCGGACGCTGAAACGTTCGGGTGCGGACTTGCGGGAGAGGTCGTGTCCGCGTTGTGTCGCTCGTTTCGTCGATGAAGAGAAACGCGAGTCACGTTGTCTTCCGGAAGGTTGGGAAACGATTCGACGAGGGCACCGACGTCCTCGCCGACGTGTCTCTCGTCGTCGCGTCGGGGGAGTTCGTTTCGATCATCGGTCCGAGTGGTTGCGGGAAGTCGACGTTGCTCAGGCTCGCGAGCGGGCTGACTCGCACGACGAACGGTGAACTCTTCGTCGATGGATCCCCTGTCGTTCAGGGAAGGAATGAAGGGGCCTTCATTTTTCAAGAAGCGACACTGCTACCGTGGTTGACGGTCCGAAGGAATATCGAATTGCCGTTGCGGATCCGTGGTTGGGAGGCGGGGCGTCGTCGCTCGGTGGGTGAGGAGATGCTCGGTTTGGTGCGGTTGGGGCACGTGGCGGACCGTTACCCGCGGCAGCTCTCGGGTGGGATGAAGATGAGAGTGTCCGTGGCGCGGGCCTTGGCGCAATCGCCGCGGCTGCTGCTGTTGGACGAGCCGTTCGGGGCGCTGGACGAGATGACACGCCATCATCTCAACGAGGAGCTGCACGAGATGCACCGCGAGCGTGGGTGGACGGCGTTGTTCGTGACGCACTCGGTGGCGGAAGCAGTCTTCTTGTCGGACCGGATCCTGGTGATGGCGGCGAATCCGGGTCGCATCCACGACGAGATCCGCATCGCACTGCCGCGGGAGCGTAGCGCCTCGACGCGGGCGAGTGCGGAGTTTCATGCGTGTGTCGACCATGTGAGTGCGGTGCTGCGATCGGTGGAGGTGGCGACGTGAGTGCGGGCGCGACGAAGCGCGCGGTGCTTCGGTGGTCGCTGCCGGCGATCTCGGGCGTTTGTTTTCTCGCACTTTGGGCTTTGGCGAAGTGGTGGTGGAATTTCCCGAAGTTCTTTTTGCCGTATCCGTGGGAGGTGGCCGAGGCGGGCTGGGCGGAACGCGCGCGATTGTTCAGGGCCGCGACGAGCACGATGTCGGGGGCCTTGATCGGCTTTGCGGCGGCGGCCTTGGCGGGAGGATTGATCGGCGTGTTGTTGGCGTCCTCGCGCTGGATGCGGGTGGCGTTCTACCCGCACGTGTTGATCGTGCAGATGTTTCCGATCGTGGTGTTGGCACCGTTGTTCGTGCTCTGGTTTCGTGCGGGGATCCACAGCGTGAGCGCGATCGCGTTCGTGATCGGTTTCTTTCCGGTCGTGGCGAACGCGACACAGGGGTTGATCTCGACCGATCGGAACATGGTGGATCTTTTTCACTCCACCGGGGCGAACTTCCTGCAGGAGTTTCTGTGGCTGCGAGTGCCCTTTGCGATGCCGTACTATCTGGTGGGGCTGAGGATCTCGGCGAGCCTCGCGATGATCGGCGCGGTGACGGGTGAATTGTTCGCAGGGAGCGCGTCGGGCGGAAGCGGCGGGCTCGGTTTCATGGTGATCATCTACCACTCGCAACTGCGCACGGCGGAGGTGCTGGCGACGGGTTTCGTGGCGTGTTTGTGCGGGTTCGCGTTCGTCGGGTCGGTGACTTGGTTGAACCACGTGCTGCTGCGGCGTTGGCACGACTCGATCGAGAGGAACGACGTGTGAACGCACGGTGCGGTTGGCGTGTGTCGGCGAGTCTCGCGTTGGTGGCTTTGGCTGGATGCACACAAAGCGGTGACTCATCGGCGAACGCGGAGGTGCCGGTCGCTTCGACGCCGACGGGTGTGACGTTCCTGGCGGATTGGTACCCACAACCCGAACACGGTGGTTTCTATCAGGCGCTCGAGCGTGGATTCTACCGTGAAGCGGGCTTGGACGTGACGATCGTGCCGGGCGGGCCTCGTGCGATGGTCTTGCAGAAGGTCGGTCTCGGGCAGGCGGAGTTGGCGGTGTGGCGTACGGACGACGTGACCGTCGCGGTGAGTCGCGACGTACCGATAGTGTGTCTCGCCGGGGTCTTTCAACGCAGCCCGCAGGCGCTGATGTTCCACTCGGCGTATCCGGTGTCTTCATACGAAGATCTGCGCGGCCGGCCGGTGATGGCGGGTGCCGCGTCGGTTTGGGTGCAAGCGGTGGAGCGACGGCACGGCATGTCGATCCAGTTGATGCCGCTTTCGTTCACCATCGCTCAGTTTCTGGAGGATCGGTTGCTGGTGCAGCAATGCATGGCGACGAGCGAGCCGTATCAGGTCGCGCGAGCGGGTGTGGAGGCGGGCATCCTTTTGCTCGATGAGGCGGGTACCGGGCCGTACCACGCGATCATCGGAAACCGAGACTGGGTGCGTGCGAATCCCGAAGCGGCGGCGGCGTTCGTGCGTGCATCGCTGCGCGGATGGCGGGATTTCCTGGAGGGCGATCCGGGACCGGCGTTCGACGCGATCTCACGGCTCAATCCCGGGCACGACGAGGGTTCGATGCGGTACTCCCGGGATGCGATGCTCCGGCATGAACTCGTACTCGGATCCGGGGACCACGGCGAGAAACTCGGGGCGCTCGATCGCGGACGTTTGGAGCAGAACGCTCGACTGCTGCACGAGCTCGGCGTTGCCGCGCGGCTCGTCGAGGTGGACGAGTTGATCGCTCCGGGATTTCCGCTCGCGACGGCGGATGGTCGCTGATCCCGGTCCGTGGTACGAACGGGGTCGCGTTGCGGTTTCGTGCGGCCGAACTGTTCGGATTCAGACGAGTTCGACGACGACTTGGATCTCGACGGTCGAGTTCTTGGGTAGCCCTGCGACGGCGACGGCGGCTCGGGCGTGGCGACCGGCGTCGCCGAAGACTTCGACGAAGAGGTCCGAGGCTCCGTTGATCACGGCGGGGCTGTCGGCGAATCCACTGACGGCGTTGACGTAGCCGGCGACCGTGACGAAGCGCTTCACCGCGTCGAGCGAACCGGTGGCGGCGCGGATGTTGGCGAGGACGTTGAGCGCGCAGACGCGGGCGCCTTCGGCAGCGGTGGCGATCGTGTGTTCACGGCCGACCTGACCGGTGTGGGTCATGGCCCCGTGAGCGGTACAGATCACGCCGGCGAGGTAGAGGAGCTTTCCGACTTGGACGGCGGGCAGGTAGTTGCCGCCGGCAGGTGGCGGGGCGGGAAGTTCGAGGCCGAGAGATTGGAGGCGTGCTTCGTGGCTCATGGAGTGCGGTTTCAGAAGTGGAGGTGTTTTACCGTTTGGCGGTTTTCGACGATCTGGTTGAGGGCTTCGATACCGATGCGGAGGTGTTCGGAGACGAAGTCGCGGTTGACGAGGTCGTCGCTGGCGGCGGTCTTCACGCCTTCGGGCGTCATCGGGTTGTCGGAGACGAGGAGGAGCGCGCCGGTGGGGATGTGGTTGTAGAAGCCGACGGTGAAGATCGTGGCGGTCTCCATGTCGATGGCCATGCAGCGGACGCGCTGGAGGTAGGACTTGAACTCGTTGTCGTGTTCCCAGACGCGGCGGTTGGTGGTGTAGACGACGCCTGTCCAGTAGTCTTTGTTGTGTTCGCGGATCGTGGTGGAAACGGCCTTTTGGAGGGCGAACGCGGGCAGGGCGGGGACCTCGGCGGGGAAGTAGTCGTTGGACGTGCCTTCGCCGCGGATGGCGGCGATCGGAAGGATGAGTTTGCCGATGGAGAGGT from Opitutales bacterium ASA1 encodes the following:
- a CDS encoding biopolymer transporter ExbD — encoded protein: MSRDKTLPDSDEAMTDINISPLIDMVFILLIFFIVTTVFVEETGVDVNKPQAVTIADLEKNSILIAITAGGNIVYGGQEIGIGGIRPVVNRLTAKNKDLPVIIQVDQAAEGSLVVRTIDEAKLGGAKKVSLSAERS
- a CDS encoding biopolymer transporter ExbD, whose amino-acid sequence is MKTRRSLSGAQENTDINISPLIDMVFILLIFFIVTTVFVEEKGLGVDKPDPAAAQQTDENESVVFTLTRNGQVMFEGRALGAGGVSATVRDKIRREMVPVIVKVEKGAIANLIVRVIDEARLAGADKISLTSQ
- a CDS encoding ABC transporter permease, whose translation is MSAGATKRAVLRWSLPAISGVCFLALWALAKWWWNFPKFFLPYPWEVAEAGWAERARLFRAATSTMSGALIGFAAAALAGGLIGVLLASSRWMRVAFYPHVLIVQMFPIVVLAPLFVLWFRAGIHSVSAIAFVIGFFPVVANATQGLISTDRNMVDLFHSTGANFLQEFLWLRVPFAMPYYLVGLRISASLAMIGAVTGELFAGSASGGSGGLGFMVIIYHSQLRTAEVLATGFVACLCGFAFVGSVTWLNHVLLRRWHDSIERNDV
- a CDS encoding RidA family protein, encoding MSHEARLQSLGLELPAPPPAGGNYLPAVQVGKLLYLAGVICTAHGAMTHTGQVGREHTIATAAEGARVCALNVLANIRAATGSLDAVKRFVTVAGYVNAVSGFADSPAVINGASDLFVEVFGDAGRHARAAVAVAGLPKNSTVEIQVVVELV
- a CDS encoding AMP nucleosidase, whose translation is MKTKAEIVANWLPRYTGLPLDGFGRCVLLTNFNQYLELFAEWHGVEIVGADRPMPSATAGEITMINFTMGSANAATIMDLLGAIRPQAVLFLGKCGSVKPDLSIGKLILPIAAIRGEGTSNDYFPAEVPALPAFALQKAVSTTIREHNKDYWTGVVYTTNRRVWEHDNEFKSYLQRVRCMAIDMETATIFTVGFYNHIPTGALLLVSDNPMTPEGVKTAASDDLVNRDFVSEHLRIGIEALNQIVENRQTVKHLHF
- a CDS encoding solute carrier family 23 protein produces the protein MLSRFFKLAENNTTIGRELQAGLTTFAAMAYILAVNPDILAATGMDRAALVTATAVGAAFSTVLMALLTNYPLALAPGMGINAYFTYSVCIGMGVPWQGALAMVFVNGVLFLALSLTGIREKIIKAIPYQLKIAITCGIGLFIAFIGLKNAGLVVAHPATLVTHGEFGAPGPLLALGGIFLMLFLVARRTPGAIVLTIFAVAAVGLFLPDGQGGTITRLPESIVDTPASLAPIALELDFTYITQNLWAAIPIILTLLFVDMFDNIGTLIGVTQRAGFLNKDGELPRIGRALVADSTAAIASSLVGTSTVVSYIESASGVEAGGRTGLTAMTTAALFLVALFFTPLILAVPSVATAPALVVVGVFMMQSARELDLKDFPWAAAAVLTILVMPLTFSIATGIGVGLITAALLMLLLGRRKETTVVTLVLAVVFLLEFLRTPIGHLIARLTS
- a CDS encoding ABC transporter substrate-binding protein — encoded protein: MPVASTPTGVTFLADWYPQPEHGGFYQALERGFYREAGLDVTIVPGGPRAMVLQKVGLGQAELAVWRTDDVTVAVSRDVPIVCLAGVFQRSPQALMFHSAYPVSSYEDLRGRPVMAGAASVWVQAVERRHGMSIQLMPLSFTIAQFLEDRLLVQQCMATSEPYQVARAGVEAGILLLDEAGTGPYHAIIGNRDWVRANPEAAAAFVRASLRGWRDFLEGDPGPAFDAISRLNPGHDEGSMRYSRDAMLRHELVLGSGDHGEKLGALDRGRLEQNARLLHELGVAARLVEVDELIAPGFPLATADGR